One genomic window of Solanum dulcamara chromosome 10, daSolDulc1.2, whole genome shotgun sequence includes the following:
- the LOC129870304 gene encoding probable inactive purple acid phosphatase 2 has product MIPFLTFSIFFFFNFFSSSSSSQISISVTPKTLSKSGDFVTIQWTGIHSPSKLDFLGIYSPPTSLHDNFIGYIFLSSTPDWESGSGSISIPLVNLRSGYQFRIFRWTESEVIPDLVDHDHNPLPQTKHLLAESEEIGFVSGRGPEQVHLALTGREEEMRVMFVTPDGKESYVRYGLTRGGLGRVVKTRVLRYGREDMCDAPANSSIGWRDPGYIHDGVMLNLEKGKKYYYQVGSDSGGWSTIYSFVSQNGDSGETFAFLFGDMGTATPYSTFLRTQEESISTIKWISRDIEALGNKPALISHIGDISYARGYSWLWDNFFSQIEPVASRVPYHVCIGNHEYDWPLQPWKPDWSSYGKDGGGECGVPYSHKFHMPGNSSEPTGMRAPATQNLYYSFDSGPVHFVYMSTETNFLPGSNQYDFLKHDLESVDRVKTPFVVFQGHRPMYTSSSGTNDIPLRKKMIEYLEPLLVKNNVNLVLWGHVHRYERFCPLNNFTCGSLALNGKERKAFPVQIVIGMAGQDWQPIWAPREDHPTDPIFPQPLQSLYRGSEFGYVRLHATKEKLTLSYVGNHDGEVHDKVEFLASGQLLSADIHDRPAATEYMEPTLSWYVKVGSVLMLGGFFGYIVGFISHARKNSAGKGWRPIKTEEI; this is encoded by the exons ATGATCCCTtttcttaccttctccatattcttcttctttaacttcttttcatcatcttcttcctcacaaATCTCCATTTCTGTAACCCCAAAAACCTTATCAAAATCTGGTGATTTTGTTACAATCCAATGGACTGGTATCCACTCACCTTCTAAACtcgattttttaggaatttacTCTCCACCCACCTCACTCCACGACAATTTCATTGgctatatttttctttcttctacaCCCGATTGGGAATCCGGGTCGGGTTCCATTTCCATCCCTTTAGTCAATCTTCGATCTGGGTATCAGTTCCGGATCTTCAGATGGACCGAATCCGAAGTCATTCCGGATCTAGTGGATCACGATCACAATCCATTGCCTCAGACGAAGCATCTACTTGCGGAGTCGGAGGAGATTGGGTTTGTTTCGGGTCGGGGCCCCGAACAGGTTCATTTGGCTTTAACGGGTCGTGAGGAGGAGATGCGGGTCATGTTTGTTACTCCTGATGGTAAAGAGAGTTATGTTAGATATGGGTTGACCCGGGGTGGATTGGGTCGGGTTGTGAAAACTCGGGTCTTAAGGTATGGGAGGGAAGATATGTGTGACGCTCCAGCTAATAGTAGCATTGGATGGAGAGATCCTGGGTATATACATGATGGAGTTATGCTTAATTTGGAAAAGGGAAAGAAGTATTATTATCAG GTTGGCAGTGATTCAGGAGGCTGGAGCACCATTTACAGCTTTGTGTCACAGAATGGAGACTCGGGTGAAACATTTGCTTTCTTGTTTGGAGACATGGGGACTGCTACACCATACTCGACATTCCTTCGTACACAGGAAGAAAGTATATCCACCATTAAGTGGATTAGCCGTGATATTGAAGCTCTTGGTAATAAGCCCGCCCTTATTTCACATATTGGAGATATCAGCTATGCAAGAGGATACTCTTGGTTGTGGGACAACTTTTTTTCTCAGATAGAGCCTGTTGCATCCAGAGTTCCATACCATGTATGCATTGGAAACCATGAATATGATTGGCCACTTCAACCTTGGAAGCCTGATTGGTCAAGCTATGGCAAAGATGGGGGAGGTGAATGTGGTGTACCCTACAGTCATAAGTTCCATATGCCAGGAAACTCTTCAGAGCCAACTGGAATGCGTGCTCCTGCAACTCAGAATCTTTATTACTCATTTGATTCTGGGCCCGTTCACTTTGTCTATATGTCAACTGAAACCAATTTCCTTCCAGGTAGTAACCAGTATGACTTTTTAAAGCATGACTTGGAATCAGTTGATCGAGTAAAAACTCCTTTTGTCGTCTTTCAAGGTCACAGACCAATGTACACTTCTAGTAGCGGAACAAACGATATCCCTTTGAGGAAGAAAATGATTGAGTATTTGGAACCTCTTCTTGTGAAGAACAATGTGAATCTTGTATTGTGGGGGCATGTTCACAGGTATGAGAGGTTTTGTCCTTTGAATAACTTCACCTGTGGAAGCTTGGCCTTGAATGGGAAGGAGCGGAAGGCTTTCCCAGTTCAAATTGTGATTGGGATGGCTGGACAGGACTGGCAACCTATCTGGGCACCAAGAGAAGACCACCCTACCGATCCTATTTTCCCACAGCCTCTGCAATCTCTGTACCGCGGGAGTGAATTTGGATACGTGAGGCTGCATGCCACAAAGGAAAAGCTTACACTTTCTTATGTAGGAAACCATGATGGGGAGGTGCATGACAAGGTTGAGTTCCTAGCTTCAGGACAACTTCTCAGTGCTGATATCCATGATCGTCCTGCGGCCACAGAATACATGGAGCCTACGCTCTCATGGTATGTAAAGGTTGGGAGTGTGCTAATGCTTGGAGGGTTTTTCGGTTACATAGTTGGGTTCATATCTCATGCTCGGAAAAATTCTGCTGGTAAAGGCTGGAGACCTATAAAAACTGAGGAAATATGA